Genomic DNA from Kluyveromyces lactis strain NRRL Y-1140 chromosome C complete sequence:
TCTTTACAGCACTTCGAACAAAAAGTTACCTGCAACCGTATACATGCAATGAACACAAATATAGCTTATTACATAACTCAGTGCATCTTTAAAGTAGACCATTCTGCATTTGGAATCACAGAACGTTACGAACATCAATTTGCAAAATGAGCACCTCCAAGAAAGTGTTGATGTTACATGGATACTCCCAATCCGATGTCATATTCAGAGCTAAGACAGCAGGGATGAGGAAACAGCTACAGAAAAAGGGATATGAACTCATCTACCCCTGTGGACCTTACAAGCTTCATTCCAAAGACTTCAATGATTCAGAAGTGGACTTGAGAGATTCAGAGAAATCTACTGGCATGTATGGCTGGTTCTTGAAGGATCCAGAAACTCATAGCTACACGCTAGAACCAGAACTGTTAGAATATCTGGCACAATATATTAAAGAAAACGGTCCCTTTGATGGAATTGGTGGATTCAGTCAAGGTGCTGGACTAGCAGGGTATCTATCCACTGATTTATGGTCCATTCTGCCGCTAAACAAGGAGGAACAACCGCCTTTCAAATTCGCTATGTACTTCTCCGGTTTCAAATTCGAACCAGAACAGTTCCAAGCTCCGTACGAGACACATCCAATCCAATTAAAAACTC
This window encodes:
- a CDS encoding alpha/beta hydrolase (similar to Saccharomyces cerevisiae and to YMR222C uniprot|Q05015 Saccharomyces cerevisiae FSH2 Serine hydrolase) codes for the protein MSTSKKVLMLHGYSQSDVIFRAKTAGMRKQLQKKGYELIYPCGPYKLHSKDFNDSEVDLRDSEKSTGMYGWFLKDPETHSYTLEPELLEYLAQYIKENGPFDGIGGFSQGAGLAGYLSTDLWSILPLNKEEQPPFKFAMYFSGFKFEPEQFQAPYETHPIQLKTLHIVGELDSLVTEERSMKLFEACDPSTRTMVKHSGGHYIPNTKPFINMILSWLHAQADENLRELSGSEESAMKNTVNNSDPQLDDDLLDMIDSFGKI